The Pelmatolapia mariae isolate MD_Pm_ZW linkage group LG10_11, Pm_UMD_F_2, whole genome shotgun sequence genome includes a region encoding these proteins:
- the LOC134636976 gene encoding G protein-activated inward rectifier potassium channel 3-like translates to MITNCSSPPPSQEGPQCPPESSSQVFAPAEHEVHQQDIIQKTPLESVEDTLKPLHMHRNKHFKRLSSQWQSTFRGNIALSPTEKRHGAKSFRRCCKLLGDEQPLCVTTNNQRQRYVTKDGKCRVNLGHIKDKSRFISDIFTTLVDLKYLWFLLIFTACYILTWMSFGAIYFLDAWLRDDIAHVHDSQWQACFENVDSYLSALLLSLETQRTIGYGSRRVTANCPEGVVLLMVQSITGSIIDAVMVGCMFVKISRPQQRAQTLIFSKHCVICERDEKLCLLFRIGDLRESHMVDAKIRAKLIKSRQTKEGEFIPLEQSEINLGYDTGGDRLLLVEPQTIAHIINDSSPFWEVGAKRLKRETLEIIVILEGIVEASGMTCQARTSYTQDEILWGHRFASCISLEKGAFLVDYSAFDKTFEVQMSPLSARNRSHAKDEESTF, encoded by the exons ATGATCACTAACTGCTCATCACCCCCACCATCCCAAGAGGGGCCTCAGTGTCCACCTGAGAGTTCCTCTCAGGTGTTCGCTCCGGCTGAGCATGAGGTTCATCAACAGGACATCATCCAAAAAACTCCTCTAGAATCAGTAGAAGACACTTTGAAACCTCTGCACATGCATCGTAACAAACACTTTAAACGTTTGAGCTCTCAATGGCAATCAACCTTCAGGGGCAACATTGCTCTCTCTCCAACAGAGAAGCGGCACGGTGCAAAGAGCTTCAGGAGGTGCTGCAAGCTGCTGGGAGACGAACAGCCTCTATGTGTCACTACCAACAATCAGCGCCAGCGTTACGTCACCAAGGACGGCAAGTGCAGGGTTAATCTGGGGCACATTAAAGACAAGAGTCGCTTCATTTCAGATATTTTCACCACATTAGTAGATCTTAAATATCTCTGGTTCCTTCTCATCTTCACTGCCTGTTACATCCTCACATGGATGTCCTTTGGTGCAATCTACTTCTTAGATGCTTGGCTACGTGACGACATTGCACACGTCCACGACTCCCAGTGGCAGGCATGCTTTGAAAATGTGGATAGCTACCTCTCAGCCCTGCTGCTATCTCTGGAGACCCAGAGGACTATTGGGTACGGCTCCAGGAGGGTAACAGCTAATTGTCCTGAGGGTGTGGTGCTCCTGATGGTCCAGTCCATCACCGGCTCCATTATCGATGCCGTGATGGTGGGCTGTATGTTCGTTAAAATCTCCCGACCACAGCAGAGGGCCCAGACACTGATCTTCAGCAAACACTGCGTCATCTGCGAGCGTGACGAGAAGCTCTGCTTGCTCTTCCGCATAGGTGACCTTCGAGAGAGCCACATGGTGGACGCCAAGATCCGAGCCAAGCTGATTAAATCCAGGCAGACCAAGGAGGGAGAGTTCATCCCACTGGAGCAGTCAGAGATCAATCTGGGCTATGACACTGGAGGAGACAGGCTTCTCCTGGTAGAGCCCCAAACCATTGCCCATATCATCAATGACAGTAGTCCCTTCTGGGAGGTGGGGGCCAAGCGCTTGAAGAGGGAGACACTGGAGATTATCGTTATCCTGGAAGGCATTGTGGAGGCATCAG GTATGACATGCCAGGCAAGGACATCCTACACACAGGATGAGATTCTGTGGGGTCACCGATTTGCTTCGTGCATTTCCCTGGAAAAAGGGGCATTCCTTGTGGACTACAGTGCATTTGACAAAACCTTTGAAGTCCAAATGTCTCCACTCAGTGCAAGAAACAGAAGCCATGCAAAGGATGAGGAATCTACATTTTAG